A genome region from Nicotiana tabacum cultivar K326 chromosome 13, ASM71507v2, whole genome shotgun sequence includes the following:
- the LOC142168202 gene encoding serine/threonine-protein phosphatase 7 long form homolog, with the protein MWEFIRDHPLHPSIVRRLQDMDFYRIIEIDRLQFDWALITAMIERRRPETHTFHLPIGEATITLEGVKVLFGLLFDGLHVAYPHVVRDYRGLHYLHMLQRLTGFQPVEETTLSGATILQLTSIRYHLEAMDAEITDNSPPEVIDRHTRLVLLLMFGGVLFPNTL; encoded by the coding sequence ATGTGGGAGTTTATTAGGGACCACCCACTCCATCCCAGTATAGTTAGACGCCTTCAGGATATGGATTTCTACAGGATCATAGAGATCGACCGGTTGCAGTTCGACTGGGCGTTGATCACGGCTATGATAGAGCGgcggcgaccggagacgcacacgtTTCATCTACCCATCGGCGAGGCGACCATCACGCTTGAGGGCGTGAAGGTTCTTTTCGGGTTGCTATTTGATGGGTTGCATGTAGCTTACCCGCATGTTGTCAGAGACTATAGGGGATTGCATTACCTACATATGTTGCAGCGGCTCACCGGATTCCAGCCAGTGGAGGAGACGACATTGAGTGGAGCCACTATTTTGCAGCTGACGTCCATCCGATATCATCTGGAGGCGATGGATGCGGAGATTACGGATAATTCACCGCCGGAGGTTATCGATCGGCATACGAGATTGGTGTTGCTGCTGATGTTTGGTGGTGTACTGTTCCCGAACACTTTGTGA
- the LOC107802822 gene encoding transcription factor bHLH118 yields the protein MFPLQQSDDNELVFQILSNPSQQGNISQDLILDYASLETSHPQNVKNPKKKKLPRRVLGSRSNSDKKDSITDEFKLKKVMHRDMERQRRQEMTNLYSSLRSLLPLQCVKGKRSVSDHMHEAVNYIKQLQANMNKLERKREKLKMVPKSSPRGRVEEDSSDVSSIIASPDCDTVSPCHGGVEILINGNNNRGESLPLSRILQELLKEGLDVVSCVSAKVNQNSLHRIQSEGCDEKCINLHSLQRKVIDVINIDV from the exons atgTTTCCTTTACAACAAAGTGATGATAATGAGTTGGTATTTCAGATTCTGTCAAATCCTAGCCAACAAGGCAACATCTCCCAAGATTTGATTTTGGATTATGCTTCTCTGGAGACAAGTCATCCCCAAAATGTTAAAAATCCAAAGAAAAAGAAGCTACCAAGAAGGGTATTAGGTAGTAGAAGTAACTCAGATAAAAAAGATTCAATCACTGATGAGTTCAAGCTTAAAAAAGTTATGCATAGAGATATGGAGCGTCAGAGAAGGCAAGAAATGACTAACCTTTACTCTTCTCTCCGATCTCTCCTTCCTCTTCAGTGTGTCAAG GGCAAACGATCAGTATCGGATCATATGCATGAGGCAGTGAATTATATCAAACAACTGCAGGCAAATATGAATAAgttagaaagaaagagagaaaagctGAAAATGGTTCCCAAGTCAAGTCCACGTGGCAGGGTGGAAGAAGATAGCTCAGATGTTAGTTCTATTATTGCATCCCCAGATTGTGACACAGTGAGTCCATGCCATGGTGGTGTAGAGATTTTAATCAATGGTAATAATAATAGAGGGGAAAGTTTACCCCTCTCGAGAATTCTACAAGAGCTTCTGAAAGAAGGGCTTGATGTTGTTAGCTGCGTTTCTGCCAAAGTTAATCAAAACTCACTCCATAGAATTCAATCCGAG GGCTGTGATGAGAAATGCATCAATCTTCATTCGCTGCAACGGAAGGTGATTGATGTGATCAACATTGATGTATAG